The window CCACGGCCCAGCCACAACATGGCCACCGCAGCCGCGCCGGCCACGATCAGCAGCGCGGCCGCAGCCCGGTAAGGGACGCCGGTCCAGCGGGCGGCCACCACGGGCGAGGCGAGCGCCGCAGTCTCCAGGAAGAGGATCAGTCCCAGGGCAATGGCGCCGCGGAGCCGCAAGCCCCCCGCCCGCCGTTCCAGAGAGGATCCCCCGTCTTCCTCCCGCTCGGGCCGTCCCAGCCACGCCCAGAGGGCGGCCACGGCTGCCAGGCTCAGCAACACCGGCAGCGGTGCCCACGCCGGCTGCAGGCTCAGGTCGTAACTCCAACCTGCCAGCCCCAGGAGCTGGTCCACCACTACGGCCAGGGCCGCGGCCGCGGCCAGCCGGCGCGGCTCGAGGTGCCCCACCGCCGCCGCCAGGAACAGCGTGGCACACCCCACGCCCAGCGCGGAGCCAGCCAGCCGCGCCGGAAATGCGGGGTGCGAGAGTACCGCGCGGGCCAGCGCGGCTCCGGCCACGGCCCAGGTCAGCCTCCTCTGCCGCGGCCAATTCCGGAACACCGGCAGGAGCGGAGCGCCCAGCACTGCCAGGGGCAGCACTGCGCCCAGCAGCGCGACCGGCCGGAGGCTGGGGAAGACCGCGCCATAAACCAGGGCGAAAAGCACAGAAAAGAAAACGCGCTGCGCTTCCAGGAAGAAGAGCAGCACGAGGGCGGTCAGGACGAGGGACAGCCGGGCGCGCATGGCCAGCTATGTTAGTGCGGGGCGACGGGGGGGAGAAAGGGGGAAGGAGCAGGGGAGGGCGAGGACTGCCGCGGCAGCGGCGATGGCTAGCGCTTTACCGTCGCCGCCTCCGCTTCGACCAGCGGGCGGCGCAGCGACGCCTCCGTCGACTCCGCCGGCAGCACCGCCGGGAGCTGGATCGTGAAGCACGAACCCTCGCCATAGTTGCTCTCGACGGAAATCGCGCCGCCCAGCAGCGTGAGCAGCTTCCCTGCCCGCCTGGGGCGAAGACAGAGCCGTGCACATCACCGTAAGCGACAACGGCATCGGCATCCCGCCGGACCAGCTTCCGCACATCTTCGAGAAGTACTACCAGGTCGGGCGCGGGTCGCGGGCGCCGGCCTCGGCCTGCACATCGCACGCGAGGTCGTTGAGGCGCACGGCGGACGGATCACTGCGGAAAGCCAGCCCGGCCGGGGCACGAGCTTTCACATCGTGCTCCCCGTGCAACACGTCGCGCCGCCCGCAGGCGCGCACGCTTGACGCAGAGGGCTAGCCCCAGCCCCAGCCCTCCAACCCTCCAACCCTCGCACCAGGGTTGACCCGGCCGAGCACCGGGATTAACTTCAACCCGAGTTGGTGCATTCGTTTACGGGAATCATTCCCCTCCTGCGGGATGCCCCTGCGTTTTGGGGTGTAGCTCAATGGGCAGAGCGGCCGGCTGTTAACCGGCAGGTTGCAGGTTCGAGCCCTGCCGCCCCAGTCGGCTGAGAGTCTTGCGCGCGAGGCGGCGCCTCCCGGCAGGGCTCTTTTTTTCTTTTTCAAGACTCACATACGATTCTTGCAACCCGGACTCCACCATCCGTAGATCCGTTCCACGCAGGAGGTCTCCGTATGTGGCTTCTCTCCTTCCTCTCCAGCCCCCGCCTCGCCGACGCAGACGCCGAGCTACGTGCGGAACTGCGCGAGTTCGCCTACGACGGCCTCGTCCAGCTTGCCATCGACCTGGAGGGCAAGACGGTCAAGCACGGCACCTGGGATGGCTGTGTGCTGAGCTATCGCCGGGGGTATGCCGGCTCCGTCGACTGCGACCGGAACGGACGTCGGGGCAACGCGTTCACCCGCTTCTGGGACGCCGAACGCATGGACGAGCCGCACATCCTGAAGTTCGTGCGTGAGGAGCTCGTCGCCCGGGGCGGCGGCGTCCCGGCGCGTCCGCTGCCGGTGCGGGATCCCGAGCCCGTGGCCTGAACGCGACCTCCCGCCACTTGGGAGGGCTAGCTGCGGCCTTGTGCCTGCGCCAGTTCCGTGCACAGGCGGCGCACGCGCTCTCGAATCTCGTCGCGCACTTCGCGGAAGACACGCGTCACCTCCTCATCGCCGCCCTCCGCCCGCGCCGGATCCCGCAGCGGCCAGAAGCGGCGCTCGACTTCCCTGGGTAACACGGGGCAGCGCTCTGCGGCGTCGCCGCAGAGGGTCACGACCATATCCACATCGGCCAGCGCCAGGTGCTCCAGTCCCTTCGACCACTGGCCGCTGATGTCAATGCCCTCCTCCCTCATCACCGCGGCGGCGCGTGGATTCACGCCCGCCGGCTCCACACCGGCACTGTGGACCTGGACACCCGGGGGGGCGAAGTGGCGGGCAAAGCCTTCCGCCATCTGGGAGCGTGCGGAGTTGCCGGTGCAGAGGAAGAGGAGGTTCATCCCTTCAGCCCACCCCTCTCGCCCCGCCACCGCTCCACTTCCAACACAGCGACGGGGAGACGCGGCGCCGCGGCGAAACGACTGCCCTCGGAGCAGCCTCCTGCGCTGTCGCTGTGTCGCCGTGTCCCCGGCTCGGGTAGTGGGCAGCGGGGGCGGCTAGGGCGCCGCGCCGAGGGTGGCCTGCGGCCGCAGCCAGGCGAGGATGCTGGCACGGCCGGC is drawn from Gemmatimonadota bacterium and contains these coding sequences:
- a CDS encoding arsenate reductase ArsC, translating into MNLLFLCTGNSARSQMAEGFARHFAPPGVQVHSAGVEPAGVNPRAAAVMREEGIDISGQWSKGLEHLALADVDMVVTLCGDAAERCPVLPREVERRFWPLRDPARAEGGDEEVTRVFREVRDEIRERVRRLCTELAQAQGRS